In Microbulbifer sp. GL-2, the following are encoded in one genomic region:
- a CDS encoding alpha/beta fold hydrolase — protein sequence MAIFSCNGVDIIYEVRGSGPRLVFHPGTLSDLRVPPTIFDSPLAKHFEILSFDPRGIGQSNSPDASPEMSDYADDLQRLLIHLGWQSALFIGESFGGMVLQEFALRYPQLVQKLVLVVTSSGGIGGASFPLHEYDIESMTTNEKVDFWICSGDRRMSSPDDIHTLPELYIPLSNYYSKVCEISENKNEGALCRLRQLKARMGHDTYERLPGLNRETLICGGRYDNIAPF from the coding sequence ATGGCGATATTTAGTTGCAATGGCGTGGACATAATCTATGAAGTTCGGGGAAGTGGCCCACGTTTGGTATTTCACCCCGGAACCCTTAGTGACCTCAGAGTTCCCCCGACTATTTTTGACTCCCCATTGGCGAAACACTTTGAGATACTGAGCTTTGACCCACGTGGTATTGGACAGTCTAATTCCCCTGATGCCTCTCCAGAGATGTCCGACTATGCCGATGACCTTCAGCGACTGCTAATACATCTTGGCTGGCAGAGTGCTCTTTTTATTGGAGAATCTTTTGGCGGAATGGTTTTACAGGAGTTTGCCCTGCGATATCCGCAACTGGTGCAAAAGCTTGTGTTGGTGGTGACTAGTTCTGGTGGAATTGGTGGAGCGTCATTTCCTCTTCATGAATATGACATCGAATCTATGACCACTAATGAAAAAGTAGATTTTTGGATCTGCTCGGGCGATCGGCGTATGTCAAGCCCTGATGATATACATACATTGCCAGAGCTCTATATCCCATTAAGTAATTATTACAGTAAAGTTTGTGAAATTTCAGAAAATAAAAATGAAGGTGCTTTGTGTCGTCTACGACAGCTCAAGGCGAGAATGGGGCATGATACTTATGAGCGTTTGCCGGGGTTAAATAGGGAAACGCTAATTTGCGGAGGACGCTACGACAATATTGCTCCTTTCTAA
- a CDS encoding AraC family transcriptional regulator, which translates to MTQQIRTTLLTGFYELVSQFNGSPEGLLISARINPQQIENLNGYLPLKSVNELLDKSAHQLSCADFGLRLAHSQGAAALGSLGAAVLQSLTLGEFLNAAIKQLDKPPYSLRIELQKKGRHTLLGFHCIDDLQASAQGEIPLALDQCREFLLGVSLIALQNLCGENFQLESVHLQTERPLHDQYESFFGAPVHFGREKDAFILNSSSLLHPTEKCNPNLRPLLKTYIEELLQQGEASLVVQVQQLIYCLMPLKRCSLQEVANQLGMHKRTLQRRLRDRNLVFEDLLDRIRRERAEYYLSTKQPPMSQISNMLGYREQSSFNRACYRWFGTTPMRVRRQMMANVAAREAAEVE; encoded by the coding sequence TTGACTCAACAAATAAGAACGACGCTGTTAACGGGCTTTTACGAGTTGGTGAGCCAATTTAATGGCAGCCCTGAAGGCCTGCTAATAAGTGCCCGAATAAATCCCCAGCAGATTGAGAACCTTAACGGTTATCTCCCTCTGAAGTCCGTCAATGAACTGTTGGATAAGAGTGCACATCAACTGAGCTGTGCCGATTTCGGACTGCGTCTTGCTCACAGCCAGGGAGCCGCTGCACTGGGATCACTGGGAGCCGCTGTACTGCAATCCCTTACTCTGGGGGAATTCCTGAATGCAGCCATCAAGCAGCTTGATAAGCCACCCTACAGCCTGCGTATAGAATTACAGAAAAAGGGACGACATACATTACTCGGGTTTCACTGTATAGATGATCTCCAGGCAAGTGCTCAGGGGGAAATACCGCTTGCACTGGATCAGTGCCGTGAATTCCTCCTGGGAGTGTCTCTGATAGCATTGCAAAACCTGTGCGGCGAAAACTTCCAACTGGAGTCTGTACACCTGCAAACTGAACGACCTCTACACGACCAGTATGAAAGCTTCTTCGGGGCTCCGGTGCACTTTGGCCGCGAAAAAGATGCTTTCATTCTCAACAGCAGCTCCCTGCTGCACCCTACAGAAAAGTGTAATCCCAACTTGCGCCCACTGCTGAAGACCTATATTGAGGAGCTTCTGCAACAGGGGGAGGCCAGCCTTGTGGTACAGGTACAGCAACTGATCTACTGCCTGATGCCATTAAAGCGCTGCAGCCTGCAGGAAGTTGCCAACCAGCTAGGAATGCACAAGCGCACCCTGCAACGCCGCTTGCGGGACCGCAACCTGGTATTTGAAGATCTGCTGGATCGTATCCGACGTGAACGTGCCGAGTACTACTTAAGCACCAAGCAGCCCCCCATGTCACAGATTTCCAATATGCTGGGATATCGTGAACAGAGCTCCTTTAACCGCGCCTGCTATCGTTGGTTCGGAACCACCCCAATGCGAGTGAGGCGCCAGATGATGGCAAACGTTGCAGCCAGGGAAGCTGCGGAAGTCGAGTAA
- a CDS encoding AbgT family transporter, whose translation MTTTTSPSDQQDSPPGRKTAFTRFLDVVEWLGNLLPHPITLFALFAVGVVVLSGVASYFGLSVADPRPVGAAGRDPDGVIEVFNLMSGDGLRMIVTSLVKNFTGFAPLGTVLVALLGVGIAEHSGLLSAAVRGLVLQASKRTVTVIVVFAGIISNTASELGYVVLIPLAAMIFHSLGRHPLAGLAAAFAGVSGGYSANLLLGTVDPLLSGITESAAHMIDPTYSVGPEVNWYFMIVSTFLITIVGSWVTMAIVEPKLGKYDPQEASVDLSQDKLGTLSDAEKRGLKYAGLAVLAVSALFALSVVPEWGVLRNPETGLVAGSPFLKGIVSLILIFFAIPGFVYGKVVGTMKNDRDVIDAMAKSMNSMGMYIVLVFFAAQFVAFFKVTNLGTIFAVLGADTLQSIGLTGPLLFLFFIMMCGFVNLMLGSASAQWAVTAPIFVPMLMLLGYAPEVIQAAYRIGDSVTNVITPMMSYFGLIITFAARYKKNLGMGTLIATMIPYSIFFLVGWTALFYIWVFAFGLPVGPGAATYYGG comes from the coding sequence ATGACCACAACGACCTCCCCCAGCGACCAGCAGGATAGCCCACCGGGGCGCAAGACGGCCTTTACCCGCTTTCTGGATGTGGTGGAATGGCTCGGTAACCTGCTCCCGCACCCCATCACTTTGTTTGCCCTCTTCGCCGTTGGGGTAGTTGTACTCAGTGGAGTGGCTTCCTATTTTGGCCTGTCAGTGGCGGACCCACGCCCGGTAGGTGCCGCAGGACGCGATCCCGATGGGGTCATTGAAGTCTTCAACCTGATGAGCGGCGATGGTCTCAGGATGATCGTCACCAGCCTGGTGAAGAACTTTACCGGCTTCGCCCCCTTGGGAACGGTATTGGTAGCCCTTCTTGGTGTAGGCATCGCGGAACATTCCGGCCTACTCAGTGCCGCTGTGCGCGGCTTGGTACTACAAGCCTCCAAGCGCACCGTAACCGTGATTGTTGTCTTCGCCGGTATTATCTCCAATACAGCGTCAGAGCTTGGTTACGTTGTACTGATACCCTTGGCAGCAATGATCTTCCACTCCCTGGGGCGCCACCCTCTGGCGGGCCTGGCTGCGGCCTTTGCTGGTGTTTCCGGTGGTTATAGCGCCAACCTTTTATTGGGTACTGTGGACCCACTACTATCGGGCATCACTGAATCTGCGGCCCATATGATCGACCCCACATATAGCGTTGGCCCCGAAGTGAACTGGTACTTTATGATCGTCAGTACCTTCCTTATCACGATTGTTGGCAGCTGGGTCACCATGGCAATAGTGGAACCCAAGCTCGGCAAATATGATCCTCAAGAAGCTTCTGTCGACTTAAGCCAGGACAAGCTGGGCACTCTGAGCGACGCTGAGAAGCGCGGGCTCAAATACGCTGGCCTCGCCGTTTTGGCTGTTTCCGCCCTTTTTGCACTGTCCGTCGTGCCCGAATGGGGAGTGCTTCGCAACCCGGAAACCGGCCTGGTCGCTGGCTCCCCCTTCCTAAAAGGTATTGTGTCCCTCATCCTGATCTTCTTCGCCATTCCCGGTTTCGTGTATGGCAAGGTGGTTGGCACCATGAAGAATGACCGCGATGTGATCGATGCCATGGCCAAAAGCATGAACAGCATGGGCATGTATATTGTGCTGGTATTCTTCGCAGCTCAGTTTGTTGCCTTCTTCAAGGTTACCAACCTGGGCACTATTTTTGCCGTACTGGGCGCAGACACGCTGCAGAGTATTGGCTTGACGGGACCACTGCTTTTCCTGTTCTTCATCATGATGTGTGGCTTTGTAAACCTGATGCTGGGTAGTGCTTCCGCGCAATGGGCTGTGACCGCTCCCATTTTCGTGCCAATGCTGATGCTGTTGGGTTATGCACCAGAAGTTATCCAGGCGGCATACCGTATCGGCGACTCCGTGACGAATGTGATTACGCCAATGATGAGCTACTTCGGCCTGATCATTACCTTCGCCGCCCGCTATAAGAAAAACCTGGGGATGGGAACCTTGATTGCCACCATGATCCCCTACTCAATCTTCTTCCTTGTTGGCTGGACCGCTCTCTTCTACATCTGGGTATTCGCCTTCGGCCTGCCCGTTGGCCCCGGTGCAGCAACCTACTACGGTGGCTGA
- a CDS encoding GMP synthase translates to MKIGVLKTDDVRTELAGEFGEYPKMFADLLRSQDSELEFITYEVQHGHYPDQIDEVDAYLITGSKTGVYDEKEWIPPLMDFVRKLHDIKKPTIGICFGHQLIAQALGGRTRKSDKGWGLGVHTYEMQETPSWMSEPMNNFSLLVTHQDQVEALPPGGRVLASSEFCPMAMLQVDDHMLSFQAHPEFTKPYSNSLMELRREAFGEEVVEKGQASLQNDIHENVVARWMLEFLRK, encoded by the coding sequence ATGAAGATTGGAGTGTTAAAAACCGACGATGTACGCACGGAACTGGCCGGCGAATTCGGCGAGTACCCGAAGATGTTTGCCGACCTGTTGCGCAGCCAGGATTCTGAACTGGAGTTCATTACCTACGAAGTCCAGCACGGCCATTACCCGGACCAGATAGATGAGGTGGATGCATACCTGATCACCGGTAGCAAAACGGGTGTCTATGACGAAAAGGAGTGGATTCCACCGCTGATGGACTTTGTGCGCAAGCTTCACGATATAAAAAAGCCGACTATAGGCATCTGTTTTGGGCACCAACTGATTGCCCAGGCACTGGGGGGCAGAACCCGCAAATCTGATAAAGGTTGGGGTTTGGGGGTTCACACCTACGAGATGCAGGAAACCCCCTCCTGGATGTCTGAGCCTATGAACAACTTTAGCCTGTTGGTCACCCACCAAGACCAGGTTGAGGCATTGCCACCAGGTGGTCGAGTTTTGGCGTCGAGCGAGTTTTGTCCTATGGCAATGCTGCAAGTGGATGACCATATGCTGAGCTTCCAGGCACACCCAGAGTTTACCAAGCCCTATTCCAACAGTTTGATGGAACTACGCCGCGAAGCCTTTGGTGAAGAGGTTGTGGAGAAAGGCCAAGCCTCCCTGCAGAATGATATCCACGAGAATGTGGTTGCCAGGTGGATGTTGGAGTTTTTGCGTAAATAG
- a CDS encoding TonB-dependent receptor, which yields MIFFKRTLLAASISLSAFGGQAIAAGNVNGAIEGAVFGSNKTEITEATVIIENEKNGFKRTMSTGRDGDFRVNLPSGVYKVTVQKEGYQPTIVEAVAVSIGSSANLNISLSLGDLEEVVVFGEVAPKIRTGTAESSLNIGLADIEMLPVSRNIESVALLAPGTVLGDSGFGEDKDLISFGGASVGENAYYIDGLNVTNFRNGLGGSSVPFEFYDQFQIKTGGYSAEFGRSLGGVLNAVTKRGGNEFEYGVVAYYEPAALRSTSPDTLSTDGTLYDLNSENEQSRYTTDYYVSGPIIPDRLFFYALYEQQETIEEFTTRADPGTFNDREIGDDFWGMNLTWNITDDHIVSYVQFSDERTRVNKQLNYDPYNKNKQEYKGTVWDDRGGDNWLFRYDGQITDNFSVSLLHGENEYSLTTTSTTDAECPYVVDTSDGALPGNSSTFPGCEASSRPQTGGDERVADRIDFEWVLGDHAVRFGYDQENNSSTSIETYSGTSFRAEGGVYYRYYTYAPGEKLSNGGIVPDVNGDGSDVHIVRYRLGEVSGDFEVESRAFYIEDTWDITDTLTISAGVRNETFSNYNGEGDVFIEIDDQWAPRLSFSWDPAGDGESRVFGNWGRYFMPIASNTNVRLSGGELGLQRYFIFDDKYDLKTFAPSNLGVDGVPTSQEIGPVQVTSSGEVPDSAQLSDRDLEPMYQDEIILGYERVLNGDWTVGVKTTYRDLKSHIDDVIIDHAVDALGYEHTGDAHGYVLANPGSDITIPYDRYGTGVLEMTTFPAELLAYPEAKRTYKALELSAQRGFDGVWGINASYTWSESKGNTEGYVKSDNAQDDAGITQDFDFPELMDGADGYLPNDRTHKFKIYGNYQIMENLLFGANFLLQSGRPINSFGTGHPNGSVEYGDTYYLTDPDGNLIKTKRGSRGRTSWVNQIDLSLVYSTRIGLADVELRAEIFNILDADAETEVYEFAELSPGISDPDWGINQVYQTPRYFRFGASARF from the coding sequence ATGATATTTTTCAAGAGGACGTTGTTAGCTGCATCTATTAGCTTGTCGGCTTTTGGTGGCCAGGCGATAGCCGCGGGGAATGTGAATGGAGCTATTGAGGGGGCTGTTTTTGGGAGTAATAAGACCGAAATAACGGAAGCTACTGTCATTATTGAGAATGAAAAAAATGGCTTTAAGCGGACAATGTCTACTGGAAGGGATGGAGATTTTAGAGTTAATCTCCCTAGCGGGGTCTATAAGGTAACGGTTCAAAAGGAGGGGTATCAACCTACTATTGTTGAGGCTGTCGCTGTCTCAATTGGAAGTTCTGCTAATTTGAATATATCCCTTTCACTAGGAGACCTAGAGGAGGTTGTAGTTTTTGGAGAGGTGGCTCCAAAAATACGTACTGGAACGGCAGAGTCCTCACTTAATATTGGATTAGCTGATATAGAAATGTTACCTGTTTCTCGTAATATTGAATCAGTTGCTTTGTTAGCCCCGGGAACGGTTTTGGGGGACTCCGGGTTTGGAGAGGATAAGGATCTAATATCTTTTGGTGGCGCATCTGTTGGAGAAAATGCTTATTACATTGATGGGCTAAATGTAACCAATTTTAGGAATGGGCTTGGTGGATCATCAGTCCCTTTTGAGTTCTATGATCAATTTCAAATCAAAACTGGTGGGTATAGCGCTGAATTTGGGCGCTCACTAGGTGGTGTATTGAACGCTGTTACTAAAAGGGGAGGTAATGAATTTGAATATGGAGTAGTTGCCTATTATGAACCTGCGGCACTTCGCTCAACTAGTCCGGATACATTGTCTACTGATGGCACATTATATGATCTGAACTCTGAAAATGAGCAGTCAAGATATACGACTGATTATTATGTTAGTGGCCCTATTATTCCAGATAGGTTGTTTTTTTATGCATTGTATGAGCAACAGGAAACAATTGAGGAATTTACAACAAGAGCTGATCCTGGCACTTTCAATGATAGGGAGATTGGTGATGATTTTTGGGGTATGAATTTAACTTGGAATATAACTGATGATCACATAGTTTCTTATGTACAGTTCTCTGATGAGCGCACAAGAGTAAATAAACAGTTAAATTATGATCCCTATAACAAGAATAAGCAGGAGTATAAAGGTACAGTTTGGGATGATCGTGGGGGGGATAATTGGCTTTTTCGCTACGATGGACAAATAACTGATAACTTTAGTGTTTCACTTCTCCATGGTGAGAATGAATATTCCCTAACAACTACTAGTACTACTGATGCAGAATGTCCTTATGTTGTCGATACAAGTGATGGTGCACTACCGGGAAATTCATCTACTTTCCCAGGGTGTGAGGCTAGCTCCAGGCCTCAAACTGGTGGCGATGAGCGGGTTGCTGATCGTATAGATTTCGAGTGGGTTTTGGGGGATCATGCTGTGCGGTTTGGCTATGATCAGGAGAATAATTCCTCTACATCCATAGAAACATATTCTGGTACCAGTTTCCGTGCAGAAGGAGGTGTTTATTATCGCTACTATACTTATGCACCTGGAGAAAAGCTTTCAAATGGCGGGATAGTTCCTGATGTGAATGGAGATGGTTCGGATGTTCATATTGTTCGGTACCGTCTGGGGGAAGTTTCTGGTGATTTTGAGGTGGAGTCCAGAGCTTTTTATATAGAGGATACTTGGGATATTACTGACACCCTTACGATAAGTGCCGGAGTTCGCAATGAGACCTTCTCCAACTATAACGGGGAAGGGGACGTTTTCATTGAAATTGACGATCAGTGGGCGCCCAGGCTTAGTTTTTCTTGGGACCCTGCTGGCGATGGTGAGTCTAGGGTATTTGGTAACTGGGGGCGATATTTTATGCCAATAGCCTCAAATACAAATGTGCGCCTCTCTGGTGGTGAGTTGGGATTACAGCGCTATTTTATATTTGATGATAAGTATGATTTGAAAACATTTGCGCCTTCCAACCTTGGTGTTGATGGAGTTCCAACCTCTCAGGAGATTGGGCCTGTCCAAGTTACTTCTAGTGGTGAAGTTCCAGATAGTGCACAGCTGTCAGATCGAGATTTGGAGCCAATGTACCAGGATGAAATTATTCTTGGCTACGAGAGGGTTTTAAATGGTGATTGGACCGTTGGTGTAAAGACTACTTACCGAGATCTAAAATCCCATATAGATGACGTTATCATCGACCATGCAGTTGATGCTTTAGGTTATGAGCACACTGGGGATGCCCATGGATATGTGCTTGCTAACCCTGGTAGTGATATCACCATACCTTATGATCGGTATGGCACTGGTGTGTTAGAGATGACTACTTTCCCAGCTGAACTCTTAGCCTATCCAGAGGCAAAGCGAACTTATAAAGCACTGGAGCTTTCTGCACAAAGGGGCTTCGATGGTGTTTGGGGGATCAATGCAAGCTATACATGGTCTGAGAGCAAAGGTAATACTGAAGGTTACGTGAAGTCTGATAATGCTCAAGATGATGCTGGTATTACACAGGACTTTGATTTCCCTGAGTTGATGGATGGAGCTGATGGCTATCTACCTAATGATCGAACTCACAAGTTCAAAATATATGGTAATTACCAGATAATGGAGAACCTGCTTTTCGGAGCTAACTTTCTCTTGCAGTCCGGGCGGCCAATTAACTCCTTTGGTACGGGACATCCGAATGGCTCTGTAGAATATGGTGATACTTATTATCTCACTGACCCTGATGGAAATCTGATTAAAACAAAACGTGGGAGCCGGGGGAGAACTAGTTGGGTTAACCAAATAGACCTGTCATTAGTCTACAGTACGCGAATTGGATTGGCAGATGTAGAGCTTAGGGCGGAGATATTTAATATACTTGATGCAGACGCTGAAACTGAAGTGTATGAGTTTGCCGAGTTGAGCCCAGGAATTTCTGATCCAGATTGGGGGATTAATCAAGTTTATCAAACACCTCGTTATTTCCGTTTTGGCGCAAGCGCGCGTTTTTAA
- a CDS encoding HlyD family secretion protein: MVAWAVWFLIKDITTYSVSDQARLEQEQNTVHVSTQRTGRVVAIQASLGDVLSRGDVLVQLDTAAFDLDLDGDSKVSQSLDIQLDAIEREQQLLNKKFVEDDKALLGQLELLRQQHQLQVSNQKIQADVADRYERLLQKQQSSELDYLAAKRTYQQMAMATLVAEAEIGAAEDRREQIANEYQLSLSELNQRRADIQSKLAEVDTRIQQSNLAVDEQQLRAPITGKLASFADIREGEVLLAGQQVATIQAKGDISVQAFFPPALALGHIREGQSARVKLEGFSWARYGQLYARVERVASAVQGERILVELSLEGDVPPLLPLLHDLPARVEIATGTKTPYQLLLQRVGDILTGESDSENNNARILP, from the coding sequence ATGGTAGCCTGGGCTGTCTGGTTTCTAATCAAGGATATCACCACTTATAGCGTTAGTGATCAAGCTAGGCTTGAGCAAGAGCAGAATACCGTACATGTCAGCACTCAGCGGACAGGAAGGGTCGTTGCGATTCAAGCCTCACTAGGTGATGTCCTCAGCAGGGGGGATGTACTGGTACAGCTTGATACAGCGGCGTTTGATTTGGATTTGGATGGTGATAGTAAGGTTTCACAGAGCCTTGACATACAGCTTGATGCGATTGAGAGGGAGCAGCAATTACTGAATAAGAAGTTTGTCGAGGATGATAAGGCTCTCCTGGGACAACTCGAACTTCTGCGTCAGCAACATCAGCTACAGGTCAGTAATCAAAAGATTCAGGCGGATGTGGCAGATCGTTACGAGCGATTGCTACAGAAACAGCAAAGTTCTGAGCTGGATTACTTGGCGGCAAAACGCACTTATCAGCAAATGGCCATGGCCACCCTTGTTGCAGAAGCCGAAATTGGGGCTGCTGAAGATCGTCGTGAGCAGATTGCCAATGAATATCAGTTGTCTCTTAGTGAGTTGAATCAACGTCGCGCTGATATCCAAAGCAAGCTTGCCGAGGTAGATACTCGTATACAGCAGAGTAATTTGGCTGTGGATGAACAGCAGTTACGTGCCCCAATTACGGGAAAACTTGCCTCTTTTGCTGATATACGCGAGGGCGAGGTTCTGCTTGCCGGCCAGCAAGTAGCCACAATACAGGCGAAGGGTGATATTAGTGTGCAGGCATTTTTTCCTCCTGCTCTAGCGCTTGGCCATATTCGCGAAGGGCAAAGTGCGCGAGTAAAACTCGAAGGTTTTTCTTGGGCGCGCTATGGGCAGCTATATGCTCGCGTAGAGAGGGTTGCCAGCGCGGTACAGGGAGAGCGGATTTTAGTTGAGCTTTCCCTAGAGGGCGACGTCCCCCCACTATTGCCACTGTTACATGACCTGCCGGCCAGGGTGGAAATTGCTACGGGTACAAAAACTCCCTATCAGCTGTTGTTACAAAGGGTCGGGGATATACTCACTGGGGAATCCGATAGCGAAAATAATAACGCGAGGATTTTGCCGTGA
- a CDS encoding ATP-binding cassette domain-containing protein — protein MKQRTRWLVPEVVQTSNMDCGPASLKCLLEGFGINVHYGHLRDACQTDVDGTSINTLEKIAVELGLDAVQMVVPKDHLLMDIPGYLPGLAVVRLPNGNTHFVVAWRNHGGVVQVMDPASGRRWPSTRRFLEELHIHTTGVPPQGWRDWAGGDDFITPLRTRVLQLKVSESLCSEFCQFALKTRDWMPLAFLDASVRMMTALVSSGAVRRGSEVSGMLQKLMVEFTEDSANAFVLVPENYWCVRPQSQPGIEATETVNLAPEQLEFSGAVIVSVKGVRETAEVKPASGNLSRALEEPLVRPLRELWGLLRDDGLFAPLIVALAMFGAVFGLMAEALLFRGLVDIHSELATGIQRIGSMILLLGFMLTVILVQYPAAKIQLMVGRHLENRFRIRFLSALPQIPDHFFQSRPTSDTAERSHRITALRELPVLAGSILFKTLSLIATAGGIIWIAPDSAPLVILMATMQVLVPLSFQPLLNDHKMRVQTHAGALARFYMDALLGVIPIRTHGAAESVRREHESLLSEWVRSSYLDLRLQLNSQAVQLIVNCSLACILVAYCIHIRGASPDLLLLVYWVLALPPLGEDIAALIREYPRQRNTLLRALEPLQAVRDKGEQSSVNKKVDFCPEKPASFRFENVSVNASGRTILDGINLDIGSGEHVAIVGVSGAGKSSLAGLLLGWHKPAAGRVLLNGTELHGELQAHFRLHCAWIDPAIQLWNSSLLDNLHYGNNRNKPLYPILEQADLLKLVASLPEGLQSTLGESGALVSGGEGQRVRLGRALGRENPCCAILDEPFRGLDRNQRQQLLGRVRQIWKDTTLICITHDIAETQNFSRVLVVEDGRIVEDGVPLELGARKDSRYAQLLAAEQELWQNCWQSDDWRHLRMSEGRLSEEPSQRKSPTQAGVAQTAEVTSEH, from the coding sequence GTGAAGCAAAGAACTCGCTGGTTAGTGCCAGAGGTTGTACAGACCTCCAATATGGACTGTGGACCGGCTTCTCTGAAGTGTCTGTTGGAAGGTTTTGGAATCAATGTTCATTATGGTCATCTGCGCGATGCGTGCCAGACCGATGTAGATGGAACCTCCATAAATACACTGGAAAAAATTGCTGTTGAGCTGGGCCTTGACGCAGTTCAAATGGTTGTGCCAAAAGATCACTTGCTCATGGATATTCCCGGTTATTTACCAGGGTTAGCAGTGGTGCGCCTGCCAAATGGCAATACGCATTTTGTAGTGGCCTGGCGCAATCATGGTGGCGTTGTTCAGGTGATGGACCCGGCCAGTGGCCGACGTTGGCCCAGTACCCGTCGCTTTCTCGAGGAACTGCATATTCACACAACGGGTGTCCCCCCACAGGGGTGGCGGGATTGGGCGGGAGGAGACGATTTTATAACCCCTCTTCGCACGCGAGTTTTACAGCTGAAAGTTTCTGAGTCTTTATGCTCTGAATTTTGCCAGTTTGCTCTGAAAACTCGTGATTGGATGCCCCTGGCATTTCTCGATGCATCTGTTCGTATGATGACAGCACTAGTTTCTTCTGGGGCAGTACGCCGTGGAAGTGAAGTTAGCGGGATGTTGCAAAAGCTGATGGTGGAATTTACTGAGGATTCTGCCAATGCATTTGTCTTGGTGCCAGAGAATTATTGGTGTGTTCGCCCACAGAGTCAACCTGGTATTGAGGCAACCGAGACTGTGAATTTGGCTCCGGAGCAGTTGGAATTCAGCGGTGCGGTGATAGTGAGTGTTAAAGGTGTGCGTGAAACTGCTGAAGTAAAGCCAGCTTCAGGGAATCTATCCAGAGCGCTAGAGGAACCCCTGGTGCGCCCACTGCGGGAGTTGTGGGGATTGTTGCGTGATGATGGTTTATTTGCCCCGCTTATAGTGGCCCTCGCGATGTTTGGGGCTGTTTTTGGTTTGATGGCGGAGGCCTTACTGTTTCGCGGGTTGGTAGATATCCATAGCGAACTGGCTACAGGAATACAGCGAATTGGCTCAATGATCCTACTACTGGGCTTTATGCTGACTGTAATTCTTGTGCAGTATCCTGCGGCCAAGATTCAATTGATGGTTGGGCGACATCTGGAAAATCGTTTTCGTATACGCTTTCTTTCGGCTTTACCACAAATACCCGATCATTTTTTCCAGAGCCGCCCTACCTCTGATACTGCTGAGCGCAGCCACCGTATTACTGCGTTGCGAGAACTTCCTGTGCTGGCTGGTAGTATCCTCTTTAAAACGCTCTCACTAATTGCTACGGCCGGTGGAATTATATGGATTGCTCCTGATTCTGCTCCATTGGTAATCCTAATGGCCACTATGCAGGTGTTAGTCCCGCTGTCTTTTCAGCCCTTACTCAATGACCATAAGATGCGGGTTCAGACCCATGCCGGCGCCTTGGCGCGCTTCTATATGGATGCTCTCTTGGGGGTTATCCCGATACGTACGCATGGCGCTGCTGAGTCGGTTCGAAGAGAACATGAAAGTTTACTTTCCGAGTGGGTTAGGTCCAGCTACCTTGATCTGCGCTTACAGCTTAACAGTCAGGCCGTGCAACTGATTGTAAATTGCTCGCTCGCCTGCATTCTGGTGGCTTATTGTATCCACATTCGCGGGGCCAGCCCTGACCTGTTGCTTTTGGTTTATTGGGTATTAGCCCTTCCACCTCTGGGTGAAGATATTGCCGCATTGATTCGAGAGTATCCTCGTCAGCGCAATACTCTGTTGCGGGCACTCGAGCCTTTGCAAGCCGTCAGGGATAAGGGAGAGCAGAGTTCGGTAAACAAGAAGGTAGATTTTTGCCCGGAAAAACCGGCGAGCTTTCGCTTTGAAAATGTCAGTGTCAACGCCAGCGGTCGCACTATTCTCGATGGTATCAACCTGGATATAGGTTCCGGTGAGCATGTTGCCATAGTTGGCGTATCTGGAGCTGGGAAATCCAGTCTTGCAGGTCTTTTGTTGGGCTGGCACAAGCCTGCCGCTGGACGGGTACTTTTAAATGGTACTGAACTACACGGTGAGCTTCAGGCTCATTTCCGTCTACATTGTGCCTGGATTGATCCAGCCATCCAGCTTTGGAACAGCAGCCTTCTCGATAACCTGCACTATGGTAACAACCGCAATAAACCCTTATATCCAATCCTTGAACAAGCAGACTTGCTCAAGTTGGTGGCCTCGCTGCCAGAAGGTTTGCAGAGCACCCTCGGCGAGAGCGGTGCTCTTGTCAGTGGTGGAGAGGGACAGCGTGTGCGTCTTGGACGTGCCTTGGGTAGGGAGAACCCCTGCTGCGCCATTCTGGATGAACCCTTTCGGGGGCTCGATCGCAATCAGCGTCAGCAACTGCTTGGGCGTGTTCGCCAGATCTGGAAGGATACCACATTGATCTGCATTACCCACGATATTGCAGAGACCCAGAACTTTTCCCGGGTATTGGTGGTGGAAGACGGCCGCATAGTTGAAGATGGTGTCCCTTTAGAGCTGGGAGCTCGAAAGGATTCCCGCTATGCGCAGCTGCTCGCTGCAGAGCAGGAGCTGTGGCAGAATTGCTGGCAGAGTGATGATTGGCGCCATTTGCGCATGTCGGAGGGGCGTTTAAGCGAGGAGCCATCACAGAGAAAATCGCCTACTCAAGCAGGGGTAGCACAGACTGCAGAGGTGACCAGTGAACATTAA